The following are encoded in a window of Cryptococcus gattii WM276 chromosome M, complete sequence genomic DNA:
- a CDS encoding RNA binding protein, putative (Similar to TIGR gene model, INSD accession AAW46783.1), producing the protein MASHTLRPHRSPSPSPEPPVNLANPAKLTRQSLGPPTSGNSKGFGSLGLGPGLASPSSPSQPRHVSSSVAMGMGNRESLSPRPSGIGSGRAVSATTGPRPSSEFIPTREAKTPETEQIDQWFKHLANWEATLEEMAAASTDQNFTEELGAIEQWFRVLSEAERTAALYSLLQYSTPVQIRFFISVLHHMSQSDPMSALLSPSLSGNNSFQTQVESKLSNMNLKSPSAGGGAGFTGSPGNGHYLAPDDAATKAAKARQNRISAPGTLQPHDRWQGQLDQVIERGTSPALESNISGRSRSKSPTPEARPKSTDFSGKPRESLHRDSTAFPRSPRVSAGSPGIGLGIGRESPMASPFGNNASWASMVNTPLVQNYNDGKLTAPASVADLSHALNMATLQLNSPGYLPLDDARKYRRPAGGLASGQTSRNVSGQYNDDGEIVNPHTTQPGTSSGLLPNQFGTAGRSPLVDQFGLGSLGIGADAATLANLGLNYSLAGLGGVNPGLNGLTTAQAQAAQMLAMQQQLQNSPYSPFNTSVSSLQPGLNPPRRGASRGQSSHINQHQQQHQPGRRSPNPMKSHSPAPGQQTGGGGAGGGAGVAGPEDVDVRILEDVPNWLRVLRLHKYTPNFEKSNWNDMVLMTDQDLQDNGISAQGARTKFLKVFYNVRTKMDITHPPGQEEYAPGPKDSK; encoded by the exons ATGGCTTCCCACACCCTACGTCCTCATCGCTCaccctctccctctcctgAACCTCCTGTTAACCTTGCCAACCCGGCTAAGCTTACTCGCCAATCCCTTGGGCCTCCCACATCCGGTAACTCAAAAGGTTTCGGGTCCCTCGGGTTGGGCCCTGGACTTGCATCTCCTAGCTCCCCTAGTCAACCCAGACACGTGAGCTCGTCCGTCGCTATGGGTATGGGAAACAGGGAGAGCTTGAGCCCCAGACCAAGCGGTATCGGTAGCGGAAGGGCTGTTTCTGCCACTACCGGTCCTAGGCCGAGCAGTGAATTCATTCCTACCCGCGAAGCCAAGACTCCCGAAA CGGAGCAAATTGATCAGTGGTTCAAACATCTTGCTAACTGGGAAGCGACTCTTGAAGAAATGGCGGCCGCCAGCACTGACCAAAACTTTACCGAAGAGCTTGGCGCGATTGAGCAAT GGTTCCGTGTTCTTTCCGAGGCTGAACGTACTGCTGCTTTGTACTCTCTTCTCCAATATTCCACTCCAGTCCAGATCCGTTTCTTCATCTCAGTGCTCCATCACATGTCTCAATCTGACCCCATGTCTGCTCTCCTTTCTCCCAGCCTTTCCGGTAACAACTCGTTTCAGACTCAGGTAGAGTCCAAGTTGTCCAATATGAACCTCAAGTCCCCTTCCGCAGGCGGCGGGGCCGGTTTCACTGGCTCTCCGGGTAACGGACACTATCTCGCTCCGGATGATGCGGCAACGAAGGCCGCAAAGGCAAGACAGAACCGTATCTCTGCGCCTGGTACACTCCAGCCCCACGACAGGTGGCAAGGTCAGCTTGATCAAGTGATCGAGCGAGGTACATCTCCGGCTTTGGAGAGTAACATATCTGGCCGTAGCCGAAGCAAGTCGCCCACCCCTGAAGCCCGACCTAAGTCTACTGATTTTTCTGGTAAACCTCGAGAATCCCTCCACCGTGACAGCACTGCCTTCCCTCGCTCCCCTAGAGTTTCTGCTGGGAGCCCCGGTATTGGTTTGGGTATTGGACGTGAATCCCCTATGGCTAGCCCATTCGGGAACAATGCTAGCTGGGCGAGCATGGTCAACACCCCCCTCGTACAGAATTACAATGACGGCAAGCTCACCGCTCCCGCTAGCGTCGCCGACCTCTCTCACGCTCTCAATATGGCGACCCTCCAGCTCAACAGCCCTGGTTATCTTCCTCTTGATGATGCTCGCAAATATCGACGGCCCGCTGGTGGTCTCGCTTCTGGCCAGACTTCCCGTAACGTCTCAGGGCAATATAACGACGATGGTGAAATTGTTAACCCGCACACTACCCAGCCTGGGACATCTTCTGGCCTCCTACCTAACCAATTTGGAACAGCGGGACGTTCGCCTCTTGTTGATCAGTTTGGTTTGGGCAGTCTGGGTATCGGTGCCGATGCCGCGACGTTGGCTAATCTCGGGTTGAACTACAGCCTTGCAGGGCTGGGAGGTGTGAATCCTGGTTTAAACGGTTTGACCACCGCGCAAGCCCAAGCGGCGCAGATGCTAGCTATGCAGCAACAGCTCCAGAACTCCCCATATTCTCCATTCAACACTTCCGTATCTAGCCTTCAGCCCGGGTTGAACCCCCCCCGACGTGGCGCCAGTCGAGGCCAGTCTTCGCACATTAACCAACACCAACAACAGCATCAACCTGGAAGGCGAAGTCCCAACCCTATGAAGTCCCACTCTCCCGCACCTGGTCAACAAACtggcggtggaggtgcTGGTGGTGGCGCCGGTGTAGCAGGGCCGGAAGATGTAGATGTGAGGATTTTGGAGGATGTGCCCAACTGGCTGAGAGTTCTCAGGTTGCAC AAATATACGCCCAACTTTGAAAAGTCCAATTGGAATGACATGGTGTTGATGACAGATCAGGATCTGCAGGACAATGGTATCTCAGCGCAGGGTGCGAGGACCAAG TTCCTGAAGGTATTCTACAATGTCCGAACCAAGATGGACATTACCCACCCTCCAGGGCAGGAAGAATATGCTCCTGGACCCAAAGATTCCAAATAA